The proteins below come from a single Papaver somniferum cultivar HN1 chromosome 11, ASM357369v1, whole genome shotgun sequence genomic window:
- the LOC113324070 gene encoding uncharacterized protein LOC113324070: MGDYRRSQCSINTNVKSSNQTSINNWVYNSINVAGLKNLGFIGSKFTWNNRVNGKGYKRSRLDLELHNVKWQIDYPDSKLYHLPFLGLDHCLILIISEADCGESSHAWKFYKCWLKDSSCSQVISNSWNSQSNSCPHQNLQNKLSFTRRSLSRWKSRQHFGHIEHQIKQFKLQLSQLQSLSFSIHISQQTESTINNLHYWRSIEAGSWQQKSGDHWVKDASNNTSYLHDFANIRRVRNNITSLRDTNRRLCHIREELSDLLTFHFSEIATTTNSALDDSYFAHIQKVITSQDNGNLMTMPDKDETYEMVKTLPSWNFPAPDGFPQPFFNLNGIQ; encoded by the coding sequence ATGGGTGATTATAGGAGATCTCAATGTTCCATAAACACAAATGTTAAATCCTCAAATCAAACATCAATAAATAATTGGGTTTACAATTCTATTAATGTTGCTGGTCTTAAGAATTTGGGTTTCATTGGTTCCAAATTTACTTGGAATAATAGAGTAAATGGTAAGGGATATAAAAGATCTAGATTAGACCTGGAACTTCATAATGTTAAATGGCAAATAGATTATCCAGATTCTAAACTGTATCACTTACCATTCTTAGGCTTGGATCACTGTCTAATTCTTATAATATCAGAAGCAGATTGTGGAGAATCCAGTCATGCTTGGAAATTCTACAAATGCTGGTTGAAAGATTCATCTTGTTCCCAAGTTATCTCTAATTCTTGGAATTCTCAGTCAAATTCCTGTCCACATCAAAACCTTCAAAATAAACTCTCATTTACTAGGAGAAGTTTATCCAGATGGAAGAGTCGACAACACTTTGGTCATATTGAACATCAAATAAAACAGTTCAAACTTCAGTTATCTCAACTGCAATCTCTGTCGTTTAGTATCCACATTAGTCAACAAACAGAAAGCACTAtcaataatcttcattattggagAAGTATAGAAGCAGGATCCTGGCAGCAGAAATCGGGTGATCATTGGGTCAAGGATGCTAGTAATAATACCTCTTACTTACATGATTTTGCAAACATACGAAGAGTTAGAAATAATATCACATCTCTAAGAGACACAAATAGGAGATTGTGTCACATAAGAGAAGAATTATCtgatcttcttacttttcatttcTCTGAAATAGCCACAACAACAAACTCTGCTCTTGATGACTCATATTTTGCTCATATTCAAAAGGTAATAACTTCTCAGGATAATGGAAACCTTATGACTATGCCAGATAAAGATGAAACCTATGAAATGGTCAAAACTTTACCTAGTTGGAATTTTCCGGCACCTGATGGCTTCCCGCAACCTTTTTTCAATCTCAATGGGATACAGTAG
- the LOC113324069 gene encoding uncharacterized protein LOC113324069: MNVENVGIPEAIIQEVLTVVEVVQNEDVNIIKYVDGTNGTVVNMLVKINSWANVIEKEMVTSNAGVSTSTSPINHKVSPKAPLNNKYNFRKNPVSGVHGHVKLVQIRFLWSEMKLISDLNKPWIVLGEFNAILSQDEKIGGKSPNRNSILEFSDCLNQYCWIKSVVGDPTFQFLQKLKNLKKVLNEWNCNPFDEEALKELVKAQNDHASIGVQENTLLRQKSRVKWIKEGGANTSLFHTNMKIRNAKNMISELEDNEGNVIADQTQIADFLVKYFQKKFEFQHVDIDETLLEVIPKVIDEEDQAKLDVILGEEDIKKIVFEMDPESAPGPDGFSGIFYRSCAKTTNQFRPIGLSNVVFKIFTKLITSRMCELMKKLISPQQAAYVHGRNIHEQVMLASELVNEMKFKRRGGNVGMKLDIQSTRISVMVNGGPCGFFQVERVLRNISSLVEKGKIQTMVTKKGVHPTHLFFADDIFIISNGGKKITTNLLKLLECYQASSGQIINKLKGKLFVDGTTPQRKQLISALVNMEVGKFPDKYLGVLLAPGRITSAMVWPIMELLQRKLASWKGNMFSFQDRLVHVQSVLCSIPIYNMSVYKWLASILEVYEKIIRKFLWTGDVEKRKFKTILWKRVCKPYEEGGLGIKRLEVINRSLLMKMLWKILNSDREWALFFDAKFQNKYGQWSTCKKQSSVLNGLKWAWNVLQENIRWTVGNGASISVWFDIWYGDVPLISTMGYTDYVKEKIGMKVQDLIYEGNWRFDLASHCICWFASNNWRQ; the protein is encoded by the exons ATGAACGTGGAAAATGTTGGTATTCCGGAAGCAATAATACAGGAAGTTCTTACAGTAGTAGAAGTTGTGCAGAATGAAGATGTGAATATTATAAAATATGTGGATGGGACAAATGGAACAGTAGTGAATATGCTAGTGAAAATTAATTCTTGGGCCAATGTAATAGAGAAGGAAATGGTAACTTCTAATGCCGGTGTATCTACTTCTACCAGTCCTATTAATCATAAGGTGTCTCCTAAAGCTCCACTAAACAACAAAtataattttaggaaaaatcCTG TTTCTGGAGTACATGGTCATGTTAAGTTGGTTCAAATAAGGTTTTTATGGTCTGAAATGAAGCTAATAAGTGATTTAAATAAACCATGGATCGTTCTTGGGGAATTTAATGCTATATTATCTCAAGATGAGAAAATAGGTGGTAAATCTCCTAACAGAAATTCAATTTTAGAATTCAGTGACTGCTTAAATCAGT ATTGTTGGATAAAATCAGTAGTTGGTGATCCAACTTTTCAGTTTCTACAAAAATTGAAGAACTTAAAGAAGGTTTTAAATGAGTGGAATTG CAATCCATTTGATGAGGAGGCTCTTAAAGAATTAGTAAAAGCTCAAAATGATCATGCTAGTATAGGAGTTCAAGAAAATACTTTATTAAGGCAAAAATCCAGGGTGAAATGGATTAAAGAAGGAGGAGCTAATACTAGTTTATTTCacactaatatgaaaataaggaatGCTAAAAACATGATTAGTGAGTTGGAAGACAATGAAGGAAATGTGATTGCTGATCAAACTCAAATTGCAGATTTTTTGGTCaaatattttcagaaaaaatttGAATTCCAACATGTAGATATTGATGAAACATTGTTAGAAGTGATACCAAAggttattgatgaagaagatCAAGCAAAATTGGATGTGATTCTTGGGGAAGAAGATATAAAGAAAATTGTGTTTGAAATGGATCCTGAAAGTGCTCCTGGACCAGATGGATTTTCAGGCATATTTTACAGAAGCT GTGCAAAAACAACAAATCAGTTTAGGCCAATTGGCTTAAGTAATGTGGTTTTTAAAATTTTCACCAAGTTGATCACCAGCAGGATGTGTGAGTTAATGAAGAAATTAATATCTCCTCAACAGGCTGCTTATGTGCATGGGAGAAACATTCATGAACAAGTAATGTTGGCGTCTGAACTTGTGAAtgaaatgaaattcaaaagaagaggAGGGAATGTTGGAATGAAGCTTGATATACA ATCAACAAGAATTTCAGTGATGGTCAATGGTGGTCCATGTGGATTTTTCCAAGTTGAGAGGGTATTAAG AAATATCTCATCCTTAGTGGAGAAGGGTAAGATACAAACAATGGTAACAAAAAAAGGTGTTCATCCAactcatctgttttttgcagatgatattttCATCATCAGTAATGGAGGAAAAAAGATTACTACTAATCTTTTAAAGCTCCTAGAATGCTATCAAGCAAGTTCTGGTCAAATAATCAATAAGCTTAAAGGTAAGCTTTTTGTGGATGGAACTACTCCACAGAGGAAGCAATTGATTAGTGCTCTTGTTAACATGGAGGTTGGAAAATTTCCAGATAAATATCTGGGAGTGTTACTTGCTCCAGGGAGGATAACCTCAGCAATGGTTTGGCCTATTATGGAACTACTTCAGAGAAAATTGGCCTCTTGGAAAGGTAACATGTTCTCATTTCAAGAtagattggttcatgttcaatcAGTTTTATGCAGCATCCCCATCTATAATATGTCAGTCTACAAGTGGCTTGCTTCTATTCTTGAAGTTTATGAAAAAATTATTAGAAAATTTTTGTGGACTGGTGATGTAGAGAAGAGGAAATTTAAAACAATCTTATGGAAGAGAGTGTGTAAACCTTATGAAGAAGGGGGTCTTGGTATTAAAAGATTGGAGGTGATAAACAGATCACTACTAATGAAGATGTTATGGAAGATTCTTAATTCTGATCGAGAATGGGCTTTATTTTTTGATGCTAAATTTCAAAATAAGTATGGACAATGGAGTACTTGCAAGAAGCAATCTTCAGTATTGAATGGTCTGAAATGGGCTTGGaatgttttacaagaaaatataaggtGGACTGTGGGTAATGGAGCATCCATTTCTGTGTGGTTTGATATTTGGTATGGTGATGTTCCATTAATTAGCACAATGGGTTACACTGATTACGTTAAGGAAAAAATTGGAATGAAGGTGCAAGATTTGATTTATGAAGGAAATTGGAGATTTGATTTAGCAAGTCATTGTATCTGCTGGTTTGCTAGTAATAATTGGAGGCAATGA